One window of the Falco biarmicus isolate bFalBia1 chromosome Z, bFalBia1.pri, whole genome shotgun sequence genome contains the following:
- the NFIL3 gene encoding nuclear factor interleukin-3-regulated protein: MQLRKMQTLKKEHGPVDTSSNVDKIMVLKSTLAEVSEELSTNEDILLTEASSGKSKSSACRRKREFIPDEKKDAMYWEKRRKNNEAAKRSREKRRLNDLVLENKLIALGEENATLKAELLSLKLKFGLISSAAYAQEIQKLSSSTTVYFQDYQSSKSNINSFADEHEPSIVGSSCISVIKHSPQSSMSDVSEISSAEHTQPSRIQSNCRSPENKFQIIKQEPMELERETRDDRGSYKASIYPNYMGATFNVYSHSPPLLQVNRSSSNSPRTSETDDGVVGKSSDGEDEQQVPKGPIHSPVEHKNVHATVKVPEVNSSALPHKLRIKAKAMQVKVEAMDNDYEATQKLSSPIDMSSKRHFELEKHGAQNLVHSSHTPFSVQVTNIQDWSLKPELWHQKELNVKIQSGCKTGVVEIKDNIYNVSESENLYLKQGIASLSAEVASLKRLITTQQISASDSG, encoded by the coding sequence atgcagctgagaaaaatgcaGACCCTTAAAAAAGAACACGGACCTGTTGACACAAGTAGCAATGTGGACAAAATCATGGTACTTAAGTCAACTTTAGCAGAAGTGTCTGAAGAATTGTCTACAAATGAAGATATACTACTTACTGAAGCAAGTAGTGGAAAAAGCAAATCTTCAGCTTGCCGGAGAAAGCGAGAATTCATTccagatgaaaagaaagatgctATGTATTGGGAGAAGAGGcgaaaaaataatgaagctgCCAAAAGATCTCGTGAAAAACGGCGACTGAATGACCTTGTCTTAGAGAACAAACTAATTGCACTGGGAGAGGAGAATGCCACTTtgaaggcagagctgctttcaTTGAAGCTAAAGTTTGGTTTAATTAGTTCTGCAGCCTATGCCCAAGAGATACAGAAACTCAGTAGCTCAACAACTGTGTATTTCCAAGACTATCAGAGTTCCAAATCAAATATTAACTCATTTGCAGATGAACATGAACCATCTATAGTCGGTAGCAGTTGTATTTCTGTCATTAAACACTCTCCTCAAAGCTCAATGTCTGATGTGTCTGAAATATCATCTGCAGAGCATACTCAACCAAGTCGTATACAAAGCAACTGCAGAAGTCCTGAAAATAAGTTCCAGATTATAAAACAAGAGCCCATGGAATTGGAGAGAGAGACAAGAGATGACAGAGGTTCATATAAAGCATCCATATATCCAAACTACATGGGAGCTACCTTTAACGTGTACTCACATTCTCCTCCTCTCTTGCAAGTTAATAGGTCCTCCAGTAATTCCCCCAGAACATCAGAAACTGATGATGGTGTAGTTGGAAAGTCATCTGATGGAGAAGATGAACAGCAGGTTCCTAAGGGTCCAATCCATTCCCCAGTTGAACATAAAAATGTTCATGCAACAGTTAAAGTTCCAGAAGTGAATTCTTCAGCCTTGCCTCACAAGCTTCGAATTAAAGCCAAAGCCATGCAAGTTAAGGTGGAAGCAATGGATAATGACTATGAAGCAACACAGAAATTGTCATCACCCATTGACATGTcttcaaaaagacattttgagcTTGAAAAGCATGGTGCACAAAACTTGGTGCATTCTTCTCACACTCCTTTCTCGGTTCAAGTGACTAACATCCAAGACTGGTCACTTAAACCAGAACTCTGGCATCAGAAGGAACTCAATGTAAAAATTCAGAGTGGTTGCAAAACTGGAGTTGttgaaataaaagacaatatCTACAATGTCTCTGAGTCAGAGAACCTGTATTTGAAGCAGGGCATAGCAAGCTTATCTGCAGAGGTTGCGTCACTTAAAAGACTTATAACTACACAACAAATCTCTGCATCAGACTCTGGTTAA